The Streptomyces sp. NBC_00691 genome has a segment encoding these proteins:
- a CDS encoding S8 family serine peptidase: protein MAAAALGTTVALAAPAGFAQAAPNDTEPVAARAAGAARSTTTTTPAAAPAAWAAGTRAYLVITAPGGTSAVSGAVTSNGGSVFAAYDAIGVIVAHSTSTSFASAMRTVSGVQQVGATRTSDVPADAYSPALPANPSQSATTLTESNRWDMTQIKADQAWAVTTGSATVKVGVLDTGVDDQHQDIAPNFNAADSASCAYGKADTRAGAWRDVGTHGTHVAGTIAAAKNGKGVIGVAPGVKISSVRIAEPTSSLFFAENTVCGFMWAGDHGFKVTNNSYYTDPWQFNCPDNVDQAAIIEGVRRAQAYAEGKGSLQVAAAGNSNYDLANKTTDSESPNDSTPVTRTITNACIDIPTELPGVVTVASQASGGAKASYSNFGNGVIDVAAPGGDGSTQVYSTLPGGKYGNMSGTSMASPHVAGVAALIASANPTFTPAQIRDQLGVQATDRACPSDTRCKGTTTKNGFFGEGAVDALKAVGGSTPPPGAYFENLTDVTIADNATVESPITVSGVTGNAPATLKVGVDIKHTYIGDLKVDLVAPDGTVYTVHNRTGSGTDNIAQTFTVNASAEVANGVWKLRVNDNASQDTGRIDAWNLTF, encoded by the coding sequence ATGGCCGCCGCGGCGCTCGGTACGACCGTGGCGCTCGCCGCTCCCGCGGGATTCGCCCAGGCAGCACCGAACGACACGGAGCCCGTCGCGGCCCGTGCGGCGGGGGCGGCGCGGAGCACCACCACGACGACACCGGCGGCGGCTCCGGCCGCCTGGGCCGCGGGCACCCGCGCGTACCTGGTCATCACGGCCCCGGGCGGCACCTCGGCGGTCAGCGGCGCGGTCACGAGCAACGGCGGTTCGGTCTTCGCCGCGTACGACGCGATCGGCGTGATCGTGGCGCACTCGACGTCCACGTCGTTCGCCTCGGCGATGCGCACCGTGAGCGGTGTCCAGCAGGTCGGCGCGACCCGCACCTCGGACGTCCCCGCCGACGCCTACAGCCCGGCACTCCCGGCCAACCCCTCGCAGTCGGCGACCACGCTCACGGAGTCGAACCGCTGGGACATGACGCAGATCAAGGCCGACCAGGCCTGGGCGGTCACCACCGGTTCGGCGACGGTGAAGGTCGGCGTCCTCGACACCGGCGTCGACGACCAGCACCAGGACATCGCGCCCAACTTCAACGCCGCCGACTCGGCCTCCTGCGCCTACGGCAAGGCGGACACGCGCGCGGGTGCCTGGCGTGACGTCGGCACCCACGGAACGCACGTCGCGGGCACGATCGCGGCCGCCAAGAACGGCAAGGGCGTCATCGGCGTCGCGCCGGGCGTGAAGATCTCCTCCGTCCGCATCGCGGAGCCGACCAGCAGCCTGTTCTTCGCGGAGAACACCGTCTGCGGCTTCATGTGGGCCGGTGACCACGGCTTCAAGGTCACCAACAACAGCTACTACACGGACCCGTGGCAGTTCAACTGCCCGGACAACGTGGACCAGGCCGCCATCATCGAGGGTGTCCGCCGGGCGCAGGCGTACGCCGAGGGCAAGGGCTCGCTCCAGGTGGCCGCCGCCGGCAACTCCAACTACGACCTGGCGAACAAGACGACCGACTCCGAGAGCCCCAACGACTCGACCCCGGTCACCCGCACCATCACCAACGCCTGCATCGACATCCCGACCGAGCTGCCGGGCGTCGTGACCGTCGCCTCGCAGGCCAGCGGCGGTGCCAAGGCCTCGTACTCCAACTTCGGCAACGGCGTGATCGACGTCGCCGCGCCGGGCGGTGACGGCTCCACCCAGGTGTACTCGACGCTGCCGGGCGGCAAGTACGGCAACATGAGCGGCACGTCGATGGCCTCCCCGCACGTGGCGGGTGTCGCGGCGCTGATCGCGAGCGCCAACCCGACGTTCACCCCGGCGCAGATCCGGGACCAGCTGGGCGTCCAGGCCACGGACCGCGCGTGCCCCTCGGACACCCGCTGCAAGGGCACCACGACCAAGAACGGCTTCTTCGGCGAGGGCGCGGTCGACGCGCTGAAGGCCGTCGGCGGCAGCACCCCGCCGCCCGGCGCGTACTTCGAGAACCTCACCGACGTGACGATCGCGGACAACGCGACGGTCGAGAGCCCGATCACGGTCAGCGGTGTGACGGGCAACGCGCCGGCCACGCTCAAGGTCGGCGTGGACATCAAGCACACCTACATCGGTGACCTGAAGGTCGACCTCGTGGCGCCGGACGGCACGGTCTACACGGTCCACAACCGGACGGGCAGCGGTACGGACAACATCGCCCAGACGTTCACGGTCAACGCTTCGGCGGAGGTCGCGAACGGGGTCTGGAAGCTCCGTGTGAACGACAACGCGAGCCAGGACACGGGCAGGATCGACGCCTGGAACCTGACCTTCTGA